Proteins encoded together in one Oenanthe melanoleuca isolate GR-GAL-2019-014 chromosome 7, OMel1.0, whole genome shotgun sequence window:
- the NEUROD1 gene encoding neurogenic differentiation factor 1 isoform X2, with product MTKSYSESGLMGEPQPQGPPSWTDECLSSQDEEHEADKKEEDLEALHAEAEEDSLRNGEEEDEEDDLDEEEEEEEEEEDDDQKPKRRGPKKKKMTKARMERFKLRRMKANARERNRMHGLNAALDNLRKVVPCYSKTQKLSKIETLRLAKNYIWALSEILRSGKSPDLVSFVQTLCKGLSQPTTNLVAGCLQLNPRTFLPEQSQEVPPHVAAAAGAPFPAHPYPYQSPGLPSPPYGTMDSSHLFHLKPPHAYGAALEPFFESGLAEGASPAFDGPLSPPLSVNGNFSFKHEPAADFDKSYAFSMHYPAAAAALAAAPAHAAIFPPAASRCEIPVDGLAPYEGHPHHERVLSAQLNAIFHD from the coding sequence ATGACCAAGTCGTACAGCGAGAGCGGGCTGATGGGCGAGCCCCAGCCGCAGGGCCCCCCGAGCTGGACGGACGAGTGCCTCAGCTCCCAGGACGAGGAGCACGAGGCGGACAAGAAGGAGGAGGACCTGGAGGCTCTGCACGCCGAGGCCGAGGAGGACTCGCTGCGGAACGGagaggaggaggacgaggaggacgACTTGGAcgaagaggaggaggaagaggaggaggaggaagacgACGACCAGAAGCCCAAGAGGCGGGGCcccaagaagaagaagatgacCAAGGCGCGCATGGAGCGGTTCAAGCTGCGGCGCATGAAGGCCAATGCCCGGGAGCGCAACCGCATGCACGGGCTGAACGCGGCCCTGGACAACCTGCGCAAGGTGGTGCCCTGCTACTCCAAGACGCAGAAGCTCTCCAAGATCGAGACCCTGCGCCTGGCCAAGAACTACATCTGGGCGCTCTCCGAGATCCTCCGCTCGGGCAAGAGCCCGGACCTGGTGTCCTTCGTGCAGACCCTCTGCAAGGGCCTGTCGCAGCCCACCACCAACTTGGTGGCCGGCTGCCTGCAGCTCAACCCGCGGACTTTCCTCCcggagcagagccaggaggtgCCGCCGCAcgtggcggcggcggcgggcgcgccCTTCCCGGCGCATCCCTACCCCTACCAGTCGCCGGGCTTGCCCAGCCCGCCCTACGGCACCATGGACAGCTCCCACCTCTTCCACCTCAAGCCGCCGCACGCCTACGGCGCCGCGCTGGAGCCCTTCTTCGAGAGCGGGCTGGCGGAGGGCGCCAGCCCCGCCTTCGACGGGCCGCTCAGCCCGCCCCTCAGCGTGAACGGCAACTTCTCCTTCAAGCACGAGCCGGCCGCCGACTTCGACAAGAGCTACGCCTTCTCCATGCACTaccccgccgccgccgccgcgctggCCGCCGCGCCCGCCCACGCCGCCATCTTCccgcccgccgcctcccgcTGCGAGATCCCGGTGGACGGGCTGGCGCCCTACGAGGGCCACCCGCACCACGAGCGCGTCCTCAGCGCCCAGCTCAACGCCATCTTCCACGACTGA
- the NEUROD1 gene encoding neurogenic differentiation factor 1 isoform X1, with protein MQRLTMTKSYSESGLMGEPQPQGPPSWTDECLSSQDEEHEADKKEEDLEALHAEAEEDSLRNGEEEDEEDDLDEEEEEEEEEEDDDQKPKRRGPKKKKMTKARMERFKLRRMKANARERNRMHGLNAALDNLRKVVPCYSKTQKLSKIETLRLAKNYIWALSEILRSGKSPDLVSFVQTLCKGLSQPTTNLVAGCLQLNPRTFLPEQSQEVPPHVAAAAGAPFPAHPYPYQSPGLPSPPYGTMDSSHLFHLKPPHAYGAALEPFFESGLAEGASPAFDGPLSPPLSVNGNFSFKHEPAADFDKSYAFSMHYPAAAAALAAAPAHAAIFPPAASRCEIPVDGLAPYEGHPHHERVLSAQLNAIFHD; from the coding sequence ATGCAGAGGCTCACCATGACCAAGTCGTACAGCGAGAGCGGGCTGATGGGCGAGCCCCAGCCGCAGGGCCCCCCGAGCTGGACGGACGAGTGCCTCAGCTCCCAGGACGAGGAGCACGAGGCGGACAAGAAGGAGGAGGACCTGGAGGCTCTGCACGCCGAGGCCGAGGAGGACTCGCTGCGGAACGGagaggaggaggacgaggaggacgACTTGGAcgaagaggaggaggaagaggaggaggaggaagacgACGACCAGAAGCCCAAGAGGCGGGGCcccaagaagaagaagatgacCAAGGCGCGCATGGAGCGGTTCAAGCTGCGGCGCATGAAGGCCAATGCCCGGGAGCGCAACCGCATGCACGGGCTGAACGCGGCCCTGGACAACCTGCGCAAGGTGGTGCCCTGCTACTCCAAGACGCAGAAGCTCTCCAAGATCGAGACCCTGCGCCTGGCCAAGAACTACATCTGGGCGCTCTCCGAGATCCTCCGCTCGGGCAAGAGCCCGGACCTGGTGTCCTTCGTGCAGACCCTCTGCAAGGGCCTGTCGCAGCCCACCACCAACTTGGTGGCCGGCTGCCTGCAGCTCAACCCGCGGACTTTCCTCCcggagcagagccaggaggtgCCGCCGCAcgtggcggcggcggcgggcgcgccCTTCCCGGCGCATCCCTACCCCTACCAGTCGCCGGGCTTGCCCAGCCCGCCCTACGGCACCATGGACAGCTCCCACCTCTTCCACCTCAAGCCGCCGCACGCCTACGGCGCCGCGCTGGAGCCCTTCTTCGAGAGCGGGCTGGCGGAGGGCGCCAGCCCCGCCTTCGACGGGCCGCTCAGCCCGCCCCTCAGCGTGAACGGCAACTTCTCCTTCAAGCACGAGCCGGCCGCCGACTTCGACAAGAGCTACGCCTTCTCCATGCACTaccccgccgccgccgccgcgctggCCGCCGCGCCCGCCCACGCCGCCATCTTCccgcccgccgcctcccgcTGCGAGATCCCGGTGGACGGGCTGGCGCCCTACGAGGGCCACCCGCACCACGAGCGCGTCCTCAGCGCCCAGCTCAACGCCATCTTCCACGACTGA